The following proteins are encoded in a genomic region of Actinomadura sp. NAK00032:
- a CDS encoding ATP-binding cassette domain-containing protein produces the protein MRARRLGVRGPRGWAFRGADLDVPAGSLVAVSGIAGTGRTALLLTLGGRMRPTEGTVEVGGLTGLSEIQRVAALGIVPGVTELDPALTVREHLDEALALREGVFGRFRGRDARRRRALDRAGLDLDPRTLAADLAPDEEQLLGAALGLVGDPGLLLLDDVGEGLDAEGQRALWQRLAAIASGGVTVVAACHDAAPAEGLATHGLSL, from the coding sequence GTGCGGGCCCGGCGGCTCGGCGTGCGCGGCCCCCGAGGATGGGCGTTCCGCGGCGCGGACCTCGACGTCCCGGCCGGCTCGCTGGTCGCCGTGAGCGGCATCGCCGGGACGGGACGCACCGCGCTCCTCCTCACCCTCGGCGGCCGCATGCGCCCCACCGAGGGCACGGTCGAGGTCGGCGGCCTCACCGGCCTCTCCGAGATCCAGCGCGTCGCGGCGCTCGGTATCGTCCCCGGCGTCACCGAACTCGACCCGGCGCTGACCGTCCGCGAGCACCTGGACGAGGCCCTCGCCCTGCGCGAGGGCGTCTTCGGCAGGTTCCGGGGACGGGACGCCCGCAGGCGCCGCGCCCTGGACCGCGCCGGCCTCGACCTCGATCCCCGGACGCTCGCCGCCGACCTCGCGCCCGACGAGGAGCAGCTCCTGGGAGCCGCCCTCGGCCTGGTGGGCGACCCCGGACTCCTCCTGCTCGACGACGTCGGCGAGGGGCTGGACGCCGAAGGGCAGCGCGCGCTGTGGCAGCGGCTCGCCGCGATCGCGTCCGGCGGCGTCACGGTCGTCGCCGCGTGCCATGACGCCGCGCCCGCCGAGGGCCTGGCCACCCACGGACTCTCGCTCTGA
- a CDS encoding serine/threonine-protein kinase: MEPLRPEDPARIGGYPLLGRLGAGGMGQVYLGLTGGGRHIAVKVIREDFEDPQALARFRREVATVERVRSRSAAAMVGAGLDAPPYWLATEYVPGPTLRQAVAQHGPVPAATCLRLLAALAQGLLEIHRQGVQHRDLKPGNVILAPDGPRLIDFGIARGEGQTQITQTGAWNGTPGYVAPEVVREQQPLPASDVFSLAGTVAYAATGRSPFGGGRIEAVLHRTLSGDIDVDGVEPRLADLIRRCAAKETEQRIGLEQLLQEIGPVEHLAADPAYRGIVGPVQAPPLSIADAAASGLVPLDRTRTVPGAGPARSRAAVIAAGAAVVAVVLGGAVAARFVLNGDDGGNGQNTAQAGQNANGGQKTDGDPATTGATPQGPPTGRTPSADGRPPDEIFVKEPTGDFQSTRFSQKDYTCLPAVRPEDQALARDLQRSAPRQPVTASSIELSMRFKYAEPSGYYVAAQIRPPAEQQGNGVTGVVVSKPHLVPKGNQDVKLQYPADFKWKGAGNGTYPLMKGVWTVIWMHVHPNGDAYFMACDGFTVA, translated from the coding sequence GTGGAACCGCTGCGTCCGGAGGATCCCGCGCGGATCGGTGGCTACCCGCTGCTGGGCCGGCTCGGCGCCGGCGGCATGGGGCAGGTCTACCTGGGCCTGACCGGCGGCGGGCGGCACATCGCGGTCAAGGTGATCCGGGAGGACTTCGAGGACCCGCAGGCGCTCGCGCGCTTCCGCCGCGAGGTCGCGACGGTCGAGCGGGTGCGGTCGCGGTCCGCCGCCGCGATGGTCGGCGCCGGGCTGGACGCGCCGCCGTACTGGCTGGCCACCGAGTACGTCCCCGGCCCGACGCTCCGGCAGGCCGTCGCCCAGCACGGGCCCGTGCCCGCGGCCACCTGCCTGCGGCTGCTCGCCGCGCTCGCGCAGGGCCTGCTGGAGATCCACCGGCAGGGCGTCCAGCACCGCGACCTCAAGCCGGGCAACGTGATCCTCGCCCCGGACGGCCCGCGCCTGATCGACTTCGGCATCGCGCGCGGCGAGGGCCAGACGCAGATCACCCAGACGGGCGCGTGGAACGGCACCCCGGGTTACGTCGCCCCGGAGGTCGTCCGCGAGCAGCAGCCGCTCCCCGCGTCGGACGTGTTCTCGCTCGCCGGCACCGTCGCCTACGCGGCCACGGGACGCTCGCCGTTCGGCGGCGGCCGCATCGAGGCCGTCCTGCACCGTACGCTCAGCGGCGACATCGACGTGGACGGCGTCGAGCCGCGGCTCGCCGACCTGATCCGCCGCTGCGCCGCCAAGGAGACGGAGCAGCGCATCGGCCTGGAGCAGCTGCTCCAGGAGATCGGGCCGGTCGAGCACCTCGCCGCCGACCCCGCCTACCGGGGGATCGTCGGGCCCGTCCAGGCGCCGCCGCTCAGCATCGCCGACGCCGCCGCGTCCGGCCTCGTGCCACTGGACCGCACCCGGACCGTGCCCGGCGCGGGGCCCGCGCGCTCGCGCGCCGCCGTCATCGCCGCCGGGGCCGCGGTGGTCGCCGTCGTCCTCGGCGGCGCCGTCGCGGCCCGCTTCGTCCTCAACGGCGACGACGGCGGGAACGGCCAGAACACGGCACAGGCGGGCCAGAACGCGAACGGCGGGCAGAAGACGGACGGCGACCCGGCCACGACCGGCGCGACCCCGCAGGGCCCACCGACCGGACGCACCCCGTCCGCCGACGGCCGCCCGCCGGACGAAATCTTCGTCAAGGAGCCCACCGGCGACTTCCAGAGCACCCGCTTCTCCCAGAAGGACTACACCTGCCTCCCGGCGGTCCGTCCGGAGGACCAAGCGCTGGCCAGGGACCTGCAGAGGTCGGCGCCGCGTCAGCCGGTCACCGCGTCGTCTATCGAGCTGAGCATGCGCTTCAAGTACGCGGAGCCGTCCGGCTACTACGTGGCCGCGCAGATCCGCCCGCCCGCGGAGCAGCAGGGCAACGGCGTGACCGGCGTGGTCGTGAGCAAGCCGCACCTGGTACCGAAGGGAAACCAGGACGTGAAGCTCCAGTACCCGGCGGACTTCAAGTGGAAGGGCGCCGGGAACGGCACGTATCCGCTGATGAAGGGCGTCTGGACCGTCATCTGGATGCACGTCCACCCGAACGGCGACGCGTACTTCATGGCCTGCGACGGCTTCACGGTCGCGTGA